Genomic window (Salvelinus alpinus chromosome 26, SLU_Salpinus.1, whole genome shotgun sequence):
GGGTTTGTATCTGATTAGCCATTAGTTTCCCATTACTTCCCCATGTagtgcagggatgggcaactggcggctATGTCAGCGAACAAGGCCGTAACCGGGGTTTGCGTTTTAGTGACGTCCAGAAGAGGGGATGGGGGGTGCAAGGGGAGGTACCTCCTCCCCCAGGACATTTTTTAAAGTCAAAGCTCATTTACTGCTTTTCTATAGCATTTAaatttgtttttttattgtatctggacagcaaaaacaagcaaaaatgaatccattatcaccttggctgctgtagcttcattcacctcagttgatctacaaacacatagcctgTTAGCTACAATTGTAATGTTATACCCCTGAAAGGGGGAACATATGAGAAACGATTCAAACTGACACGTAGCATCAGCAACGTCTCAGTAGCCTACTGTCTGTAAAGCAAAGTTATGAGAACTCGGTAGTGTATTTTTTGCTCCTGCTGAGGAAGACTCCGTTTAACATGAGCTTCTTACTTCGTCCTTCTAGCTGGCTAAGTAATACTAGCCAGTCCCCTTCAACGTTACTGCAATAGAAGTCTAGCCACCTGACTGACAGACATATCTATGTGCACTCTTTCTCAGAGTgttggtttttgtttgtttgggggATGTCTGTAGACACGGCAGCATCTCGCAAACACACTCGGTATTgtttctgactctagttgtctaCTTGAGCCAAGTGCGAGCTGTGGTAGTTCGTTTCACATCTCGGGCCTGTGCCGCAATAGGGAGGATTTAGCCATGTGAGAAAGTGGTGTTCCTAAAAAGGCAAATACGGGTGACGCAGGTGAACATAAGGAACAAACTGCTGTTCATGATTCCAGTCAGGAAATTAGAATTATAACTATTAGAATTCAATCATATCAAGAATAAGCGTTCTAATCATTGATCAACGCTGGCAGCAATAATTAGATGTTGACCCGTAAttcattttaatttttttaatttaattttttgcaaatagtctgggtggccatttgattgattgttcagcagttatggcttgggggtagaagctgttaaggagtcttttggacctagacttggcgctccggtaccgcttgccgtgcggtagcagagagaatagtcttaAGACTTGGGTTACTGGATGACAAtttctttgggccttcctctgataccgactagtatagaggtcctggatggcaggaagcttggccccagtgatgtgcttGGCCGTatacaaccggtcaggatgctctcgatggtgcagctgtataatacattttttgggggtccTTTTTACCCCCCAAGTCTtgttccatcgctgcaactcccatacggactcgggagaggggaaggtcgagagccacgcgGCCTCCGAAACaaaaccctgccaagccgcactgcttcttgacacccggctcgcttaacccagaagccagctgcaccaatgtgtcggagtaaacaccgtacaactggtgaccgaagtcagcgtgcattttattttattttttattttttttatttcacctttatttaaccaggtaggctagttgagaacaagttctcatttgcaactgcgacctggccaagataaagcatagcagtgtgaacagacaacacagagttacacatggagtaaacaataaacaagtcaataacatggtagaaaaaagagaatctatatacaatgtgtgcaaaaggcatgaggtaggcaataaatcgaataattacaatttagcagattaacactggagtgataaatcatcagatgatcatgtgcaagaagagatactggtgtgcaaaagagcagaaaagtaaataaataaaagcagtatggggggtgaggtaggtaaattgggtgggtggGAAATATATAGGATAAAGTATATTATAAGGTGGAGCacataaataaatcaaatcaaagtttattggtcaagTGCACAGATTTGCGTTCAGTAATGCGCTCGGCCCgctacaaggagtcgctagagtgcgatgggacaaggacatcccggcctaCCAAACACGGACGACTCTGGGCCgattgtgcgctgcctcatgggtctcccggtcacaggtGGCTGCGACACACCCCGGGATCGAAcctaggtctgtagtgacgcctctagcactgtgaggcagagccttagaccgctgtgccactcgggaggcagctgtagaacttttttaggatctggggacccatgccaaatctttttgtCTCCTGCcggggaataggcgttgttgagccctcttcacgactgtcttggtgtgtttggaccatgatagtttgttggtgatgtggagggGACTTGAAGCTCTTCATAAGGAGTAACTTGTAATAataaatgggaaatatataggaTAAAGTATATTATAAGGTGGAGCacataaataaatcaaatcaaagtttattggtcaagTGCACAGATTTGCGTTCAGTAATAGCTACCAATACAATAAACACATCATCCAAAAAATAAAAAGGAACAAATGGTTGGCGCTTAAGTAAATTAATGTAAAGAACATAATATTCTACACACCATACTGATCAAGCACTAGAGTCTATATGGTGTCTGTAGAGTTTTGGAGTTTTGCTGGGTATTTAGGCCAGTCCCCCAtgaaataacaccatataaagaTTCTACAGACCCCTAGTGAGTAACCCCGACCGCACTTTCTACTCCACCCATTCCATTGGTCCCAATGCAATACACTGTAAGCCTATAAATTACATATTGGCTTATAGAGAAAAAACTATTCTACATGCTTATGTAAAAGTGCTCACTAGGGGTCTGTAGAAtctttatatggtgttatttcaTGGGGGACTCTGGCCTAAATACCCAGCAAAACTCCATATTATTCAGAATCCCATGAAATGACACCATATatagattctacagaccctactgagtactCCCCACCCCACTTATACATCAGCACAAATAATCGtttttcctgtacagtgttatagttatactTTACactgcagtggaggctgctgagtggagaatggctcataataaaggctggaacggagcgtttgaaaccatgtgtttgatgtatttgataccattccacctattctgctCCAGCCGCTACCATGAaaccatcctccccaattaaggtgtcaccaacctccttTAGTATAGTGTCCAAGCACCCCATTTTAAGCTGTTGACCACAGTAAAAGTCCAGCAACACTCCATATTATTCATAGATCCATGAAATGACACCATTTGACTATctgtacatagtcactttaataactacctacatgtacatatgacctcaattacctcgacaccggtgcacccacacattgactctgtaccggtacaccctgtatatagccccgctattgttatttactgctgctctttaattatttgttattcttatctcttagtTTTTTTTGGTGTATTTtcctaaaactgcattgttggttaagggcttgtaagtaagcatttcactgtaaggtctacacctgttgtatttggcacatgtgacaaataaaatgtaatttgatttgatacatagACCCTATGTATGATACATAGACCCGATACATAGATTTGATCTACAGACCCTATTGAGTACTCCCCACCCCACTTGTACATCAGCACAAATAATATGATTTTCTCTATACcatacagtggaggctgctgaggggagaacggctcataataacgtcCGGAATGGAGAAAATGGAATGGcttcaaacacctggaaaccatgtgtttgatgtatttgataccattccactgattccgctttAGTCATTATCACAAGCCTGTTCTCACCCACAAGGTGGCAACAGCCTCCTGTGCTATCATATGCATGATTTGTATTGAGGGGCATTTATGAGACCTTGGGACATGTTTTAAAACCCACATTTAATGCAAACGTCACTTAAATATTATTTGTCATGCATCATGAATAAATACAGGTTAATGGTACTTTTCTACTAGTATGTGAGGGACTTTTATTGTGAAATGTTCCGAAATTTCCTAACCCGGaagtgcttgtttagtgttgCTGTCGAGACGCTGATACATTTTACCTTAGACAGAACAACATGGCGTCGAGGGCACCAGGTAAAAGTCACCTGTCTTTAAGCATTTATTTAGCCCAAAATCGAGATGAAACATTGCAAATATTATTGAGTGAAGTGGGATGTTGATTTGTGGTATTTTGGTGTGTTCAAATCCATGTTTTTGAGATCTCCTTTGTCGTGTCCTCTACTGAGTGTCCTAGCTAATGTTAAGCTAGCTATGACAAATCAAGGGAGAGCTCAGTGGTGTGCTCCAGACTGCTAGTGACATTTAACTTTAAATGTAATATATGTCAAATGCATTTTCAATTGATAGGTAAAGCTGTGCTTCGGTCTGATCAACTTTCAAACGCCACGCCAGTACAGATTGACGATTATCAAACACTAAGCATCTATGGGtaggtataatttgtggaacattccaacaggaatctgttccaaaaactgAGTAAATAACAAGGATGCCAACAAACAATGCATACAAAGTAGCATGATCAATTAACCTAGCTAACTAGTTGCccgaataggcatcaactcaccacgttgtttattcttaatgtttgtccataggctaccagagtgaggacagacatttttcgggATTAAATGGAGAGTGAAAAACTCAACAAAATTgcccactccctctctacctggtATCTTATTCTGCcgctttgtatgcgttgtttgttggcaaccttgttatttacgaagtttttggaacagaATCCTGTTGGAaatttccacaaattatacccaccctgcATCCATTGCCTAGCTAGGtgcagtagctaacgttagctaacttggTGGTTGTaaacatctagctagctaaaacaaAGCAAGATAAGTCGGCATGCTAGCCAGCTCAActtggctagctaacagtacccGGTATTACTACTgacattgattatcatgtctgatgtcctctctccaTACTTCCCGTACACCTCGATGTCAGAAATATGTCCAGATCGCGCAGTTCCCACATAGTTAGTACTCTGTAGATAATAACAGCATGTCATGTGATCTACTAGCACTCTATCCTGTTATCCACCACAGATGTAATGTTTGCAGTTGGGATACTCTCCTTGGTTTGTCCCAAATAATACTGTCAAACCCTCCCTCAAGTCCCTAGTTCTGTGATCATCTCAATTCTAGTTCCTCTACTTAAGCATCTTCTTAAATGAATGGAGAACATgatttggtgtctcgttgctttTGTACTGCAGTGATTGCAACTGCTTTTCTAACTGTGTTTTAGCAAACCAAATCTTGACATCAAATTATCTGACTCTTATTCTGGCCTCCCACACAGCAGCTACCGGCAGACTCCTGGTCGGCTTCCGTAAATGGTACTACAATGCGGCCGGATTCAACAAAATTGGCAAGTCTTGGAGTCTTTTCCTTTGGGGCCATCAGCGAGGGTCTTCAGACAAATCTTTTCACTCAGTCTTAGAAACATATATAATCTTCAGTTAGATATTTCTCTGACACTGTGTGGTGCTTGTTTTGGTTCCAGGTCTGATGCGTGATGACACGATCCATGAGGATAGCGATGTGAAAGAAGCCCTGCGGAGGCTCCCAGAGAAAGTGTACAATGACAGGATGTTCAGGCTCAAGAGAGCCCTGGACCTGTCCATGAAGCAGGCGGTTATGCCTAAGGAACAGTGGACTCAATATGAGGAGGTATggaagacctgggttcaaatgccaTTTGAAATATAATTTACTTTCTCTGtgtttgattgagcttgcctggcataATGGACCTATAGAATATCCCCAAAATGTTaaaccctgcccatctggcactctaGGCAGGCTAGAGCAAATAAAAgattgaaagatttcaaatactatttgaacccaagtTTGAGGTACAGTGCATATAGAGTACCATAGTGGAGGGTACTGTGAaaaacagcccttattttaagtgttaataaaatcccctatgggaaaatgattggtggaaaaacgattggaatcatttccctgtttgactgctaggttttatgggtattatgacacctccactgttggGCTCTATAGTCTCACAATCAATAGTTTGTGTACAGGAAGGGATTTGAGATATCACTGGGGAAATAGAAGATATGTCAGAAGTTTCACAGCAGTTGATGTTATGGCATGTGATGAAGGACAAAATCTAGCCTGTCAGAGGTGATATTGTTACCATATTGATCGTGCTACACTACTTGAATAATCAACATGAAGTATGTAGGAGTAGAGACTTGAGGTTGGATTGGAATTGGCCAATTGTTGAGGAGTTTGGAGACGCCTATAAAGCtgtttaatgtttaaaaaaacacaTCTGGTAGAGGTGGTGGGAGATCATTTACAGAATTAACCTTGTTTTTGTGTTTGACCTTTCTCCATAGGATGTACATTACCTGGAGCCTTACCTGGAAGAGGTCATCCGTGAGAGGAAAGAGGTTGAGGAGTGGTCGAAGAAATGAGATTAATCTGTTCTTTCTCTTTGGTCTGGTGCATGGTTGTCTGTTGTAATGTTTAAAATAAAGTTTACCCTATGGGAAGACTGCTTAttaaaaatgtacatttttgcAAAAGATGTGAgaaggatttttattttttaaagcaaACCAGGATTTGATCCCCACAGTAATAAAGTTGTATTTACAGTAAAGTCAGTTTAATCCCACATTTTATAGCACTTTTGTAAAAACAAACTTTCATTCTGGTCACATATAAATGTCCTAATATACAAGATACATCTAAactgaaatatatacagtacatgtaaatACATGTTCAGTATACAAGTAGTACAATTCTTAACTAAGCATTCAATGCTTTACTATAATTGCCACTCATGAATGGAAGACCAAAAGGACAATTCAATCTATACTATAATCTAGGTCCAGTTGCATGTCAAAAAATCCCCTGATAATGGGGCAATACATTTGTCAAAATATCTGTTACAAGTACAGATTAATTGGTACGTATGGGTAGAAAACATTACTCAAGGTCTTCAGTCATCCCAATAGTCTAaagctgtctctctttgtctccttcCTTCTATTTGCACTGATTTCTTAGACTTCTTTTGATCTGTGGAAATTAAGTGTGGGAACCCACTATAGACAATTGAGATGAACCACTTGTATTGCACAAACCCTTGTGCTATTAAC
Coding sequences:
- the LOC139555175 gene encoding cytochrome b-c1 complex subunit 7-like isoform X1 yields the protein MASRAPAATGRLLVGFRKWYYNAAGFNKIGLMRDDTIHEDSDVKEALRRLPEKVYNDRMFRLKRALDLSMKQAVMPKEQWTQYEEDVHYLEPYLEEVIRERKEVEEWSKK
- the LOC139555175 gene encoding cytochrome b-c1 complex subunit 7-like isoform X2, whose protein sequence is MAATGRLLVGFRKWYYNAAGFNKIGLMRDDTIHEDSDVKEALRRLPEKVYNDRMFRLKRALDLSMKQAVMPKEQWTQYEEDVHYLEPYLEEVIRERKEVEEWSKK